From one Saprospiraceae bacterium genomic stretch:
- a CDS encoding chitobiase/beta-hexosaminidase C-terminal domain-containing protein: MTRLHRAIANISFFIAVLLAFLLLFQDKVSLPPIVQSLGRAHVLFLHLPIGIIVLLGILRVFRPYIKAASFDYGFIFQLAVLFSLTTCLLGFFLIQEQGYDTTLGDRHRLLSLITTALIYLSYVAFARWKTFPLGSDILLLASLVGLIIGSHNGAELTHGKGFLLQPLKSTTAQLAITDSTSLYQAMILPIFEAKCISCHNPQKAKGGLDMTTVAAITAGGKNGVIWVPGDTANSTLIHHIHLPLEDKKHMPPQGKVQLTPLETFMLLSWISSGADTDKPINDYAREDTLYLVAKKIMADQNVVHTIYDFKAAPPELVQSLIDPFCTVSPISQSSPALKVTFFVREKYNAQKLNELTKIKDQIVELNMDNMPVSDEDLAKIALFPNLERLIINYSSISQKGLAELVKLKTLKSLAVSGTKLDQQALKTFGEMPSLKEVFIWNTQISEGDIHTAKLTNLDIHTGYQVDTSEILMLTAPMLKKENSLLGKDEMIELKHQIPGVTIRYTTDGTTPDSLSSPEYIKPLDVEYFGIVKAMAVKQGWLKSPSVEFSFFKKGIVPTTADLMTTPNQKYRSTGSQALIDLVKGNPGNLIDGSWLGFKEQPLEALFYFEQKPPIHKIILSYNKSVNAFLMPPTGVEIWAGDDKDKLKLIKKFIPEQLTKKDLGTLRNEALMIDIKPISAAYYRIKAQNITKLPAWHPGKGQQGWLFVDEVFFYGPSAEEAAGDSQ, from the coding sequence ATGACCCGACTGCATCGAGCTATTGCCAATATTAGTTTTTTTATAGCTGTCTTACTGGCTTTTCTATTGCTATTTCAGGACAAGGTTTCATTACCGCCGATTGTTCAGAGCCTGGGCAGAGCACATGTATTATTCTTGCATTTGCCGATAGGCATCATCGTATTGCTGGGCATCCTGCGTGTATTCAGACCCTATATCAAAGCAGCGTCTTTTGATTATGGATTTATCTTTCAACTGGCAGTGTTGTTTTCGCTGACTACCTGCCTATTGGGATTTTTTTTGATCCAGGAGCAGGGATATGATACGACGCTGGGAGATCGCCACCGACTCTTAAGTTTGATTACCACAGCATTGATTTACCTTTCTTACGTGGCGTTTGCCCGGTGGAAAACTTTTCCGTTAGGATCTGATATCTTATTATTGGCTTCGCTGGTGGGTTTGATCATAGGGAGTCATAATGGAGCAGAGCTGACCCATGGCAAGGGATTTTTATTACAGCCATTAAAATCCACCACCGCGCAGCTGGCGATCACTGATTCAACTTCCCTCTACCAGGCGATGATCCTCCCTATATTTGAAGCAAAATGTATATCGTGTCACAATCCTCAAAAGGCAAAAGGCGGGCTGGACATGACTACTGTCGCTGCCATAACAGCTGGAGGAAAAAATGGTGTCATCTGGGTACCAGGCGATACTGCCAACAGTACTTTGATCCACCATATCCATCTTCCGCTAGAAGATAAAAAACATATGCCTCCTCAGGGCAAGGTCCAGTTGACACCACTTGAAACTTTTATGCTCCTCTCCTGGATTAGCTCAGGGGCAGATACGGATAAACCCATCAATGATTACGCCCGGGAGGATACTTTATATCTGGTGGCCAAAAAAATCATGGCTGATCAAAATGTAGTCCATACCATTTATGATTTTAAAGCAGCGCCTCCCGAGTTAGTTCAAAGTTTAATAGACCCTTTTTGCACGGTCTCGCCTATCTCCCAATCTTCACCGGCATTAAAAGTCACTTTTTTCGTGAGAGAAAAATACAATGCTCAAAAATTAAACGAACTCACCAAGATCAAGGATCAAATCGTAGAGCTCAATATGGACAATATGCCGGTGAGTGATGAGGACCTGGCCAAAATCGCATTGTTTCCAAATCTTGAAAGACTGATCATCAACTATTCATCTATCAGCCAAAAAGGACTGGCAGAATTGGTCAAATTAAAGACATTAAAATCTTTGGCCGTATCTGGCACCAAGCTGGACCAGCAGGCATTAAAGACTTTCGGAGAAATGCCTTCACTTAAGGAAGTTTTTATTTGGAATACACAGATAAGCGAAGGAGATATACACACAGCCAAGCTCACCAACCTCGATATCCATACCGGCTACCAGGTCGATACCAGTGAAATATTAATGTTGACAGCTCCAATGCTCAAAAAAGAAAACTCCCTATTAGGCAAAGACGAGATGATCGAACTCAAACATCAGATCCCCGGAGTCACTATCCGATATACTACTGATGGAACTACACCAGATAGTTTGAGTTCGCCGGAATATATCAAACCCCTGGATGTAGAATATTTTGGCATCGTCAAAGCCATGGCAGTCAAACAAGGATGGTTGAAAAGCCCCTCAGTAGAGTTTTCTTTTTTCAAAAAAGGGATTGTACCTACCACCGCTGATTTGATGACGACACCCAATCAAAAATATAGAAGTACGGGTAGCCAGGCACTCATAGACCTGGTCAAAGGCAATCCCGGCAATCTTATCGATGGTTCCTGGTTAGGCTTCAAAGAACAACCTCTGGAGGCACTTTTTTATTTTGAGCAAAAGCCGCCCATTCATAAAATCATCCTGAGTTATAATAAAAGCGTCAATGCATTCCTGATGCCTCCAACCGGGGTTGAAATCTGGGCTGGAGACGATAAAGACAAACTTAAATTGATCAAAAAATTTATACCAGAGCAGCTTACCAAAAAAGATCTTGGTACTCTGCGCAACGAAGCTTTGATGATCGATATCAAACCAATATCGGCAGCGTATTATCGGATCAAGGCTCAGAACATCACAAAATTGCCTGCCTGGCATCCGGGTAAGGGCCAGCAAGGGTGGTTGTTTGTAGATGAGGTATTTTTTTATGGTCCATCGGCAGAAGAAGCTGCCGGTGACAGCCAATGA
- a CDS encoding DUF1501 domain-containing protein, whose amino-acid sequence MANEFLEHRLNINRRHFLGKAGLTIGSVALGSLLVKDLFSGKGLEGGLPAGLPHFAPKAKRIIYLFQNGAPSQLETFDYKPKLNEMFGQDLPESIRGGQRLTGMTASQDKFPLIGSEFTFKQHGQSGTWMSEIFPNMAKIADDLCVIKTMHTEAINHDPALTFMQTGAQQGNRPSMGAWMSYGLGSENKNLPAFCVLLSRGKGNGQGVYSKLWTNGFLDSIHQGVQFSNSDERVLYLNNPEGTDKADRRKMLDELSKLNAHSFETFGDPEIKAKIEQYEMAYRMQTAVPELTDFSKETDQVIKMYGPECLVPGTYAANCLLARKLSESGVRFVQLYHQGWDTHGNLAKEMRGQAMDTDRPSAALVSDLKQRGLLDETLVIWGGEFGRTNYCQGKLTKENYGRDHHPRCFSLWMAGGGIKPGITYGETDEFGYNIVENPVHVNDFHATILHLMGLQHDKLIYKHLGRRYRLTDVAGSVIKDILA is encoded by the coding sequence ATGGCAAACGAATTTTTAGAACATCGACTGAATATCAACCGAAGACATTTTCTGGGCAAAGCAGGCCTCACGATAGGAAGTGTCGCGCTGGGTTCGCTACTGGTCAAAGATCTTTTTAGTGGCAAAGGACTAGAAGGTGGGCTGCCGGCAGGGCTACCCCATTTTGCGCCTAAAGCCAAACGAATCATATATCTGTTTCAGAATGGTGCTCCCTCCCAGTTGGAGACATTTGACTACAAACCCAAGCTCAATGAAATGTTTGGTCAGGATCTGCCTGAATCCATCCGCGGCGGACAACGACTGACAGGTATGACGGCGAGCCAGGACAAATTTCCCCTGATTGGATCAGAGTTTACATTTAAGCAACATGGCCAGTCTGGCACCTGGATGAGTGAGATCTTCCCCAATATGGCGAAGATCGCGGATGACCTCTGTGTGATCAAAACGATGCATACCGAGGCAATCAATCATGATCCGGCATTGACCTTTATGCAGACAGGGGCTCAGCAGGGCAATCGACCGAGTATGGGCGCCTGGATGAGTTATGGTTTAGGTAGTGAAAACAAAAACCTGCCTGCATTTTGTGTGCTCCTCTCCAGGGGAAAAGGAAATGGTCAAGGGGTATACTCTAAACTATGGACCAATGGATTCCTCGACAGCATCCACCAGGGAGTACAATTTAGTAATAGTGATGAGCGGGTACTTTATCTTAACAATCCTGAGGGTACCGACAAAGCAGATCGAAGAAAAATGCTGGACGAGCTATCAAAACTCAATGCACATTCTTTCGAGACTTTTGGCGATCCGGAGATCAAAGCCAAAATCGAACAGTATGAGATGGCTTATCGCATGCAGACTGCAGTACCTGAACTCACTGACTTTTCAAAAGAGACAGACCAGGTGATTAAAATGTATGGACCGGAGTGCCTGGTACCCGGCACCTATGCTGCTAATTGTCTGCTAGCAAGAAAACTTTCAGAGTCAGGGGTGAGATTCGTCCAATTATATCACCAGGGTTGGGATACGCATGGCAATCTGGCCAAAGAGATGAGAGGTCAGGCTATGGATACAGATCGGCCCTCAGCAGCTTTGGTCTCAGATCTAAAACAACGGGGCCTGTTGGACGAAACGCTGGTGATCTGGGGCGGAGAATTTGGGCGTACCAATTATTGCCAGGGCAAACTGACCAAAGAAAACTATGGTCGGGATCATCACCCACGATGTTTCAGCTTATGGATGGCAGGGGGTGGCATCAAACCCGGCATCACCTATGGCGAGACAGATGAGTTTGGGTATAATATCGTAGAAAACCCTGTTCATGTCAATGATTTTCATGCTACCATCTTACATCTTATGGGGTTACAACACGATAAATTGATCTACAAACATCTCGGCAGAAGGTACCGGCTCACTGATGTAGCGGGATCTGTTATCAAAGACATCCTGGCATAA
- a CDS encoding TIGR03067 domain-containing protein, with the protein MLNGTWIPLKQEIGGTALPAMAFEGQRLLLEDLNYTVTAESIDKGIVQYDGDKMDIYSKEGVNAGKHFTAIYKLDHDELTICYNLLGDSYPTVFDTKGKPLFFLSVFKKLKA; encoded by the coding sequence ATGTTAAACGGCACCTGGATTCCTCTTAAACAAGAAATCGGTGGTACTGCTCTGCCGGCAATGGCTTTTGAAGGTCAAAGGCTCCTGCTCGAGGACTTGAACTATACCGTCACAGCCGAAAGCATCGACAAAGGCATCGTACAATATGATGGTGACAAAATGGATATTTACAGCAAGGAAGGTGTCAATGCCGGTAAACATTTCACCGCCATCTATAAACTTGATCACGATGAGTTGACCATCTGCTACAATTTGTTGGGGGATAGTTATCCAACCGTATTTGATACTAAAGGCAAACCGCTGTTCTTTTTATCTGTATTCAAAAAACTAAAAGCATAA
- a CDS encoding VOC family protein encodes MKLGAFSISLAVKNLQASKQFYESLGFKVFAGNEARNYLIMKNENALIGLFKGMFEQNILTFNPGWDENAQTQESFDDVREIQRQLLSQDIQLNNAVDEQTKGPASFTLADPDGNIILIDQHV; translated from the coding sequence ATGAAATTAGGAGCCTTCTCTATCAGCCTTGCTGTCAAAAACCTGCAGGCATCAAAACAATTTTATGAAAGTCTTGGATTCAAAGTCTTTGCCGGCAATGAAGCCAGAAACTATCTGATCATGAAAAATGAAAACGCCCTGATCGGCTTGTTCAAGGGTATGTTTGAGCAAAACATCTTGACTTTCAATCCTGGCTGGGACGAAAATGCACAAACCCAGGAGTCCTTTGATGATGTGCGGGAGATACAGCGTCAATTATTATCTCAGGACATCCAATTGAACAATGCAGTGGACGAACAAACCAAGGGGCCAGCGAGTTTTACTTTGGCTGACCCGGATGGCAATATCATATTAATAGACCAACATGTGTAA
- a CDS encoding AraC family transcriptional regulator — protein MVFRKYIPGAPLDQYVDCMVYVEGNNKGVGFPKIAMSLVFNLHDSFKLYNDSQFTRHIDYKKYWAAGIQTQPTYVESYGESKMIVVQFKTLGAYIFLNQPLRHFTNQYINLDDVFSWEAEHIWERLQESNTIREKFEITENFLFQRLINSKMPNEKLLASLGSLFNHQTPPSIQDICLQHRISRKHLSFLFQEYMGIAPKMLSSLNRFQGILQALSRSRPDKLGTLAYELDFFDQAHFNNNFKRFTGIKPNEYVKNLESIPSLRLIPHFLPVS, from the coding sequence ATGGTGTTTCGCAAATACATACCTGGTGCTCCCCTCGACCAATATGTAGATTGTATGGTATATGTCGAAGGCAATAATAAAGGGGTGGGCTTTCCCAAAATTGCCATGAGCCTGGTCTTTAACCTACATGATAGTTTCAAATTGTACAATGATAGCCAGTTTACCCGACATATTGATTACAAAAAATATTGGGCTGCCGGTATCCAAACTCAACCTACTTATGTAGAAAGCTATGGAGAAAGCAAAATGATCGTCGTTCAGTTTAAGACCTTGGGTGCTTATATATTTTTGAATCAGCCTCTTCGACATTTTACCAATCAATATATCAACCTGGACGATGTGTTTTCCTGGGAGGCAGAGCATATCTGGGAGCGCTTACAAGAAAGCAATACTATCCGGGAAAAATTTGAAATCACTGAAAATTTTCTTTTCCAAAGACTCATCAATAGCAAAATGCCCAATGAAAAACTCCTGGCTTCGCTTGGGTCATTGTTTAATCATCAGACGCCTCCTTCTATTCAGGATATTTGTCTTCAACATCGTATTTCCAGAAAACACTTAAGTTTTTTATTCCAGGAGTATATGGGTATTGCTCCAAAAATGCTGTCTTCTTTAAATCGCTTTCAGGGCATTCTTCAAGCTCTCAGCAGATCAAGACCTGACAAATTGGGCACCCTCGCTTATGAACTGGATTTTTTTGACCAGGCCCATTTTAATAATAACTTCAAGAGATTCACAGGTATAAAACCAAATGAATATGTCAAAAACCTTGAGTCAATACCTTCGCTCAGGCTCATTCCCCATTTTTTACCGGTTAGCTAA